A genomic window from Balaenoptera acutorostrata chromosome 20, mBalAcu1.1, whole genome shotgun sequence includes:
- the NEUROD2 gene encoding neurogenic differentiation factor 2: MLTRLFSEPGLLSDVPKFASWGDGDDDEPRSDKGEAPPPPPPPPGPGAPGPARAAKPVPLRADEVPEAALAEVKEEGELGGEEEEEEEEEEGLDEAEGERPKKRGPKKRKMTKARLERSKLRRQKANARERNRMHDLNAALDNLRKVVPCYSKTQKLSKIETLRLAKNYIWALSEILRSGKRPDLVSYVQTLCKGLSQPTTNLVAGCLQLNSRNFLTEQGADGTGRFHGSGGPFAMHPYPYPCSRLAGAQCQAAGGLGSGAAHALRTHGYCAAYETLYAAAGGGGASPDYNSSEYEGPLSPPLCLNGNFSLKQDSSPDHEKSYHYSMHYSALPGSRPTGHGLVFGSSAVRGGVHSENLLSYDMHLHHDRGPVYEELNAFFHN; this comes from the coding sequence ATGCTGACCCGCCTGTTCAGCGAGCCCGGTCTCCTCTCGGACGTGCCCAAGTTCGCCAGCTGGGGCGACGGCGACGACGACGAGCCGAGAAGCGACAAGGGCGAGGCGCCGCCGCCACCTCCGCCTCCGCCGGGGCCCGGGGCTCCGGGGCCCGCCCGGGCCGCCAAGCCCGTCCCTCTCCGTGCTGACGAGGTGCCGGAGGCCGCGCTGGCCGAGGTCAAGGAGGAAGGCGAGCTGGggggcgaggaggaggaggaagaggaggaagaggaagggctgGACGAGGCAGAGGGCGAGCGGCCCAAGAAGCGCGGGCCCAAGAAGCGCAAGATGACCAAGGCGCGCCTGGAGCGCTCCAAGCTGCGGCGGCAGAAGGCGAACGCGCGGGAGCGCAACCGCATGCACGACCTGAACGCGGCGCTGGACAACCTGCGGAAGGTGGTGCCCTGCTACTCCAAGACACAGAAGCTGTCCAAGATCGAGACGCTGCGCCTCGCCAAGAACTACATCTGGGCGCTCTCTGAGATTCTGCGCTCGGGCAAGCGACCCGACCTGGTGTCCTACGTGCAGACGCTGTGCAAGGGCCTGTCGCAGCCCACCACCAACCTGGTGGCCGGCTGCCTGCAGCTCAACTCGCGCAACTTCCTCACTGAGCAGGGCGCCGACGGCACGGGCCGCTTCCACGGCTCCGGCGGCCCATTCGCCATGCACCCCTACCCGTACCCGTGCTCGCGCCTGGCGGGCGCACAGTGCCAGGCGGCGGGCGGCCTGGGCAGCGGCGCGGCGCACGCCCTGCGGACCCACGGCTACTGCGCCGCCTACGAGACGCTGTACGCGGCGGCTGGCGGCGGCGGTGCGAGCCCGGACTACAACAGCTCCGAGTACGAGGGCCCGCTCAGCCCCCCGCTCTGTCTCAATGGCAACTTCTCGCTCAAGCAGGACTCGTCGCCCGACCACGAGAAGAGCTACCATTACTCTATGCACTACTCGGCGCTGCCCGGCTCGCGGCCCACGGGCCACGGGCTGGTCTTCGGCTCGTCGGCTGTGCGCGGGGGCGTCCACTCGGAGAATCTCTTGTCTTACGATATGCACCTTCACCACGACCGGGGCCCCGTGTACGAGGAGCTCAATGCGTTTTTCCATAACTGA